DNA from Chitinophaga pendula:
GCCGAAAATGAAGCCAACGGTCCCACCGATGCCGCTTATACAGCAATTGGAGAAGTAAGGGCACGCGCCGGACTTACCGAGTTAGCAAAGGGAATGTCCCAGGAAGAATTCCGCCAGGCCGTACGCTTCGAACGTAAACATGAACTGGCATTTGAATATAACCGCCGCTTTGACCTGGTACGCTGGGGACAACTTGACCCGGTAATGGGTAACGACCCCCTGTCAAAGGCGGCCTATAAATCATTTAAGAAACTGTACCCGATCCCTGAAAATGAGATCTCCATCAATCCTAATATCAAACAGAACGATGGCTATTAACAGGATCGGTTGGCAAACCTGACTTCAGGAAGGTGCTGCTATTCCTACTGAAGTAGACGGAAACGTCAACAAAGAGAGCGCCAAAAGGGCGCTCTCTGCTTTTTCCCCCAATTCCTATACCTCTAGTCCACCTTTCGCATAGTTCAGGTATAGCTTTCCTATACCTTTGGTCCACCTTTCCCGCACCTACCGGCCCAAAAAAAACATTTCCAACCCCTAACCCGCGCTGTTACCACTTTTCACCCCCGCTGGCATGCAACTAAACTTCCGTTTGCTTGCAACCGATTGCAGTTTTGCTTATATTGGTCCCTCAGGTGAACATCAACATTTATTAACCAAAATTCCTCCGTTATGAAAGTCTTGCTTAGCAAGTGGCTCAGGTTGCTCCTCCTGTGCCTGCTCTGCTGCGGGTCGCTAGCCCGGGCACAATCCCCTACCATTCAGGGAACTGTCACAGATGCCAAAGATGGTACGCCATTGGTCGGTGTTACTGTCGCCGTAAAAGGTAAAAGCATCGGGACCCAAACAGATGCCAATGGACATTATCAGCTAAAAGTGCCTGATCCTCAAGCCATATTGCTCTTTTCCTTTATTGGATATGCCCAGCAGGAACACCCAGTTGGCGGTCGTAACATGCTGAATATCAAATTGGGCGACGATCAGAAGAAGCTGGAAGAAGTCGTAGTGGTCGGATATGGTGCACAAAAGAAAAAAGACGTCACCGGCGCGATCTCCTCCGTTAATGCAGCCTCCATCCGGGAAGTACCCGTTACCAACGCCCAACAAGCACTGCAAGGGCGGGCGCCGGGTATCGAAGTGCTTAACAACAGTAACAAACCGGGTGACGAACCCCGGGTACGTGTCAGGGGAAACAGGTCCCTTACCGCTGGCAACGACCCGCTCTACGTAGTCGATGGTATCCCCTTCGCAGGCAATCTCAATGATCTCAATCCAAGAGATATTGCCTCCATGGAAGTGCTCAAAGATGCCTCCGCCACTGCCATCTACGGCTCACGCGGGGCTAACGGTGTCATCCTCGTTACCTTGCAAAAAGGCCGGACTGGTCCTCCGGTAGTTTCCTACAGCGGTAGCTATGGCGTCAGCCGGCAGTTGAGTAATACTGATATGATGAATGCCCAGCAGTACATCGCCATGAAAAAAGAAGCCTACCGCGCCGCCAACCTCAACGATGCCGATGAAGCCATCTTCACGCCCGTCGAACTGGCAAACGTCCGGAAAGGTACCAACACCAACTGGCAGGATCTCCTCCTGTCACCAGGATACCAGACCAACCACGCCCTGAGCGTCGCCGGCGGTTCCGATAAAACAAAATATGCCTTCAGCGGCGGCTACTTCCGTGATCAGGGGGTACTTAAACTACAGAACTACGAACGCTACAACCTGCATATCGGTATCGACCAGCAGATCGGTAAGCGCGTTCGTACCGGTGTCTCCCTCACAGGTACCTATAGCACCCGCAATGGGGAAACCTATAACGGGATGGGCGCCGCGCTCAAAATGCTGCCCATCGCCGCCCCCTACGATGATCAGGGTAAACTGATCACCTATCCTACCGGCGACAGCCAGCAGCCTAACGCCCTCCTCGATTATGAACCGGGCAACCGTATCGAAAAACGTACCCGCGTCCGCCTGTTCGCCAGCTTATACGGAGAGGTCGATATCTTAGATGGCCTGAAATACCGCCTCAACGTAGGCCCCGACGTACAGCAAAACAACTACGGTCGCTTCCAGGGTAAAAACAATACCGACCTCCTTATCGGTGGTGGCGACGCTACTGCCAATAAAGATGGTCAGTTCGTATGGGCATATACAGTAGAGAATATCCTGAACTACAACAAAGTGTTTAATAAAAAACATGCGCTGAATGTAACCGCCCTGTACAGCGTACAACGCCAACGGGAAGACACCTCCACCGCTGCTGTAAGAGGTATTCCAGTAGAATCACAGGAATATTACAACCTGGGCCAGGCACTGGCCGTTACCGGTATCGGCAGCCAGTTAGGTAGCTGGACGATCCTCTCCTATATGGGACGTATCAACTATACCTTCGACGATCGTTTCCTGGCTACGCTCACCCTCCGCGCCGATGGCTCCTCCCGCTTCGCACCGGGCAAACAATGGGGATACTTCCCCTCCGTAGCACTAGGATGGAATCTCTCGCAGGAACAATTCATCCGCAATGCCCGCTTCATCGATAACCTCAAACTGCGTGTCAGCTATGGTAAGATCGGCAACACCGGTATCCCCCCTTACGCTACACAAGGCGGACTGAACCGGCTGCCCTACTCCTTCGGCAACAAAGGCGTACTGGGCTTCCAACCCAACCAGCCTCGTAATCCTAACCTCACCTGGGAAACGACCACCTCTTTCAATGCCGGTATCGACTTCGCATTCCTGAAAAATCGCATCAGCGGTAGCATCGACATTTATCAGCAACGTACCACCGACCTCCTGTTGCAACGTTTCCTGCCCTTTAGCAATGGCTTCAACAGCGTGTTAGAAAACCTGGGCTCTACGCAGAACAGAGGTCTCGAAATAGCCCTCTCCGGCGCCATCATCGACAATCCTAAAGGATTCAGCTGGAGCGCAGACGCTAACTTTTTCTTCAATCGCGAAAGAATACTGACCCTCATCGATGGCAAAAAAGATGTACCGGGCAATAGCTGGTTCATCGGATACCCTACGCAGGTATACTACGACTTCGAGAAGATCGGCATCTGGCAGGACGAAAAAGATGCTCAGGTCTACGGACAACGCCAGGGAGAAATTCGCCTCCGCGATGTCGATGGCAACAACCGTATAGATGACAAAGACCGCGTGATCCTCGGCTCCGCACAGCCTAAATGGTCCGCAGGCCTCACACAACGCTTCAGCTATAAAGGTTTTGACCTCTCTATCGTTGCCTTCGCCCGCGT
Protein-coding regions in this window:
- a CDS encoding SusC/RagA family TonB-linked outer membrane protein; the protein is MKVLLSKWLRLLLLCLLCCGSLARAQSPTIQGTVTDAKDGTPLVGVTVAVKGKSIGTQTDANGHYQLKVPDPQAILLFSFIGYAQQEHPVGGRNMLNIKLGDDQKKLEEVVVVGYGAQKKKDVTGAISSVNAASIREVPVTNAQQALQGRAPGIEVLNNSNKPGDEPRVRVRGNRSLTAGNDPLYVVDGIPFAGNLNDLNPRDIASMEVLKDASATAIYGSRGANGVILVTLQKGRTGPPVVSYSGSYGVSRQLSNTDMMNAQQYIAMKKEAYRAANLNDADEAIFTPVELANVRKGTNTNWQDLLLSPGYQTNHALSVAGGSDKTKYAFSGGYFRDQGVLKLQNYERYNLHIGIDQQIGKRVRTGVSLTGTYSTRNGETYNGMGAALKMLPIAAPYDDQGKLITYPTGDSQQPNALLDYEPGNRIEKRTRVRLFASLYGEVDILDGLKYRLNVGPDVQQNNYGRFQGKNNTDLLIGGGDATANKDGQFVWAYTVENILNYNKVFNKKHALNVTALYSVQRQREDTSTAAVRGIPVESQEYYNLGQALAVTGIGSQLGSWTILSYMGRINYTFDDRFLATLTLRADGSSRFAPGKQWGYFPSVALGWNLSQEQFIRNARFIDNLKLRVSYGKIGNTGIPPYATQGGLNRLPYSFGNKGVLGFQPNQPRNPNLTWETTTSFNAGIDFAFLKNRISGSIDIYQQRTTDLLLQRFLPFSNGFNSVLENLGSTQNRGLEIALSGAIIDNPKGFSWSADANFFFNRERILTLIDGKKDVPGNSWFIGYPTQVYYDFEKIGIWQDEKDAQVYGQRQGEIRLRDVDGNNRIDDKDRVILGSAQPKWSAGLTQRFSYKGFDLSIVAFARVGGMIRSDFYQDYNTLFGRYNNLNISYWTPTNHTNDFPRPNRFQERPNYNSTLSYFDGSFFKIRNISLGYSLPESLMKNWGMQALRVNVDVKQPLILAPYRQKYKGIDPEDVNTIGVDAPATWMLQFGINARF